TGCGGGTGTTGTCCTGATTCACATCAGGCTGCACCAACACCATGTCGCCAAACTTCAACGTCGTTTCCAGAGTCGGCATGATGAACTTGCCGGCAACGAGCGGGCCGGCGATCAAGGCGGCAAACAAGATGAACATGGTGAAGTAGAGGATCGAGTAACGCAGGACgcgtctcctcctcaacttggTCTGCTTCATCGAGTAAATCGGAGGCCGGATTTGACGACTGTCAAACATGTCAGCGTGGTCAGCGATAAAGATGGACGAAGGCGGACATACCTTGGGCGGAGCCAGAAGAGCATCATGGAGTGCAGCTTGTCGACCTGAGGAATGAGAATGACAGGGagcatgaggaagaggatgacatGACCGAGGACAAAGTCGGCCGCGAACATGCTCAGCTCGGTGATCTTGCACAGGAATTCACGGGCGGGCTGAGAAACGGTGTGCCAGCCGAGAGAGTACCACTTGCCGGTCCAGAAAGCGATGTTGGCGGCATCCGTCTTCATTTCTCTGGTCAAGCACAGAGTGACGATGACCTTCAGGATGAAGCGCTGGAGAGCGAGGACAGCAATCATGCCCAGGAGCGTCCTGGTAAAGTCGGCACGCTGCAGGAAGAACATGACCTCGAAAAACACAAGAAGGCCAATAACAGCGACGGCgtgggcgatggcggcgaggacCGAGCCAAACTTCTTGCAGCACATGCTCAGAACCGGACCCATGCAGCACGCCATGCCGAACATGGCGGCCAGGACGGCAAGGTTGAGACCGATGGGGGCAAAGGCGACAATGGCGACACGCATGACAACGGCCGCGGGatcgtccacctccttgGTACCaaactcaccaccaacaccggtCAGGGAGTTGATGTAGAGATAGGGGATGAGGGTAACAAGAACCAGGCAGAAAGGTGTGAAGATCTCGGCCCACATCATGTTGGTGAAGGCAGCACGAGGGACATCTCCCGACATCTTGGCAGACGGGTCGCCGATGACCTTGCGCTTGTAACCCGTGGTTCTTGTTCTGGACAGGCGGCAGAACGAAATCCAAGACGAGGCGTGCGAGCGCGAGTTGCCACGAGACAGCCAGCGGAGGTAGTCGCGGTAATCGATGAAGAAATCGGTCCAGGCGAACTGGTGGGGGTTGTacaggaagggggagatgacCAAGGCCAGCAGCGAAATCCAGAAGTAAATGATGGCGGGGGTCcagacggtgatggtggcgaacaacaacatcatcagcaGACGGGCTCCGAAATAGATCGAAGGACCGGCGAAGCGCGAGTAGAGCACACCGAAGGGGATGCGAGCCGTTGCGAAACCGCGACCAGTACCGATGTAGCGAGCACCTCCGAAAGTGACATCCATCTGCACAGAGTTGGCGTAGATCTGGCAGACAAACACTTCAAAGAAAGGCGAGAGAGAGCCGATGTGCTTGGCGAAGCGCGTGGCGGCGCGCAGCACACCGCgttccatcatctcctgaACAAACAGGGGCACGAacgagaggaagaagacgaagaaaatCGACAGAATACTGCGGTAGACCCAGTCGACCAGCGCGTCCGTGTTGGCACAGCCAGTGGGCAACAGAGGATCCGTGATGGGAACGTCGCGGTTGTAGTCGCAGCGGACAGTCTCCTTTCGAAGGGCACCGATCTGCAGGAGGCAGATCATGAAAAGCTGGACCGAAAGCATGATGAACATGTTGTTGACGTGGAAACCAGGATGGGCGTAGtagaaggacaagaagcgATCCAACGGCAGCTGGGTTCCGAGGTAGTAGTACTCGCGGGACAAGAACTGCTCACCCATGCCCGTTCCGATCTTGGTCGTGAAGTTGAGAATGGAGCCGAAACCCAAATCACGACCCTTGCCGCACTGGTAGTACTCGCAGTGCTTGATGCGGCCACCACGCAGCAGGGCGTTCATGCCGGCGTAAATGTCTTCGTTCAAGTGCAGGCCCTTTTGAGCCTTGGACACACCGCCGCGAGTCGTCATGAAGATGCCGTTGAGGAAGTCGGGATGACCGTAATGAAGCTTGCCACCGATCTCGGCCAGTGTTCTGGCAAAGAGGGTGCCGAACGTCTGCTCCTTACCGGCAGCAACGTCACCAAGGATCCCAATGTTCTCCGAGAAGATGTATTCACGAGCACCCAAGATGGCAACAGGAGTGTGGACCGCGTTCTTGACACCGGGAGTGTAGGGGGAAACGTTGTccgtcttcatctcctcgaACTCGGCAAGAACGCTACGGATCTTGAGGCACTCCTCGAGGTAGTTGTCCTGGTTGGCGTCGATGAGCTGGATGTACTCGCCGCGGTAGAAGATGATGGCGTGGTTCTGGTTGTCGGATTTGCCGTCGCCAAGAATGGGGTTGCCAGAGAGCTGAATGCGGAACTTGGGGCGACGCTGACCGTTCTCCATGATCTCAGAGTGGCCATCAATCAGGGCAGAGTAGAGGCGGGGCTCCTCGCCCTCGTTAAGGGGAGGCTCCTCGTCGAGGTAGGCAATCTGCAGGTCGGGGTAGGCACGGAGCAAGAACTCGGCattttccatctcttccttcttgaacttggcgAATCGCTGCATGGAGATGCAGAGCTTGAACTTGCGACGGGCCATGCGCTCAAGCTCGCGCTCCAGCTTGTCCGAGTTGCCGCCAAACATCTGGACAACCTCGGGGTTCTCGACGCGATAGAGCAGCTTGATGGCGCGGGCGTAGTTCATGAAGCCGGAGACAGTACGGTACAGGGTCTGGAAACGGAGCGAGGCCCAAATACGTGTGCGGAGCGTGTATTCGGGGGCCGACGACTTGAAACCAATGCAGTAGAAGGGAAGATCATCAATCTTGCTCTTGGCCGTGTCCTTGCCTTCcgtcttctcatcctcgccgttGAACTGCGAGGTCTCATCGGCCAGAATCTTGGTGTCCTTCACGAAGCAGTCCCACTCGTGAGGGTGAAGCTGCTTGAGGTACTCGAGAAGGGTGACACGAGAGTAAGGCTCGTCTTCACGAATGATTTCTCTCAGGGAGAGGAGAATCTTTTCGCTGTAGTGAGGAATCATGACGGTGAAGGTGGGCATGTTGTCAACGGGCAAGGGCTCAGGGATGGGCGTCGAGAGCGACtgggcgaagaaggagattCTGCGCTCGGCCTCGCTGTAGGCGGGGAAGAACTCGGTCTTGAAAGAGTGATCTTCCTGCGAGACGAAGAAGGTGGGAGCACGCAGCGTCCTCTTGCCCTCCTGCTCCGAAGGAACCTGGTGGTAGAGAAGCTTCTGGACATGGTCAATGGCCAGGAGGTGCTCGCGATACATGGAAATGATGATGGCATTCCAAATCTGAGAAATCAGGACCTTGGGCTTGTACTTGATCTCCATGTCGGTGGTTGCCAGGACCTTGGAGTAGATACGCTTCGGGAGACGAGAGAAGATGTTTCTCCAGGGAGTCCAAATGGAAGAACCGAGGTAGAAGGACCGGGCGATCGAGAACACCGTGTTCAAGAGCACATACCACAGGTACGtgtcgaggaagaagaagatcaaaTCCGTGATGAGCAAAAGACCGAGCGTGATCTTGGGCTGATGTTGGCAGATCATGTTGCTCAGGAAAAAGTCACCCATACAGGACGACGTGTCCATGATGTGCAGATACCGAATAGGGTCCttgatggagagggtgaggtagGCATAAGACTCTCCAAACTTGGCGCCAAACACGATAAGCCAGAGGCCGTAAGACATGGCGATGGCCTTGCCCTTGAGACGCGGCCAGCTGGCAGTAAAAGTCTGACTGGCCACGTACCGCCTCGAGTTCTTGGTCAGGTAGCTTCCAAACAGACCACCGAGCGGcatgatggagaagaagatgaacgTGATGAGAGCAATGAAGAAGTGGGCGATACCGAGGGCCAGCGCGAGAGTAGTGCGCTGCTTGTCGATATAGGCCTTGTCGTCCTTCTCGGGCATGAAGACGTAAACGCCGGGAGCGACGTTGAGGATGAAGACCAGAATGAGGAACATCAACTTTTTGGTCAAGTGCTGCGCGCCCGCCCACTTCCTTGGAACGTAGGCCCATTccgtgatggtggcggccaCTTGGATACCGGAAGCGATGGCACCACCGAACCCGACGATGGACCAATGGGCAGCCTTCTCGGGCCACTGGTTGACTTCTTGTTCGTACTTGACGGTGATGAGCGTGGGGGAGTTGTAGGCCGTGTAGAACCAGAACATGGTCAGGTGAATAATCCAGATGCGGTTGAagttgacgaggagatggaaCCAGGAACGCGTTTCCTTGTAGGTCTTGAAGAAGCACTTCTTCCAGTTGAcatccttgagcttgaggtaACGTTCCGCGGGAGGAACGTCGACGAGCTTGGTCTTGTCCTCGAGCACGATGCGCTCAATGCCCTCGGGGTACCAGAAGAGCTGGTTGCAATCATCGTAGCCGATGATCTGCTCATGGTCGCGTTCGCGACGGACATAGACACCGTTGGAAATTTCGTAGCCCTGGTCTCTGCAGTACTGATACAGAGGCGTGATCACGTTGTTCAGGAAGGTgaactcctccaccggctcAACAAGGTTTTGGCAGGCGGGCGAGTTGAGATAATCGTCGGCGCACTTGAAGATAAAGCAGAGACATTCCGCCATGAAGCGAACCTGGTTGGCCTCGCCCCAGCAGAGCAAGAACAGAGCGAGCTG
The sequence above is a segment of the Podospora pseudoanserina strain CBS 124.78 chromosome 5, whole genome shotgun sequence genome. Coding sequences within it:
- the FKS1 gene encoding 1,3-beta-D-glucan synthase (EggNog:ENOG503NUI9; CAZy:GT48; COG:M), with amino-acid sequence MSGYPQGQGGQGQGQGGYNGRDEYDDGYGQGGHGGQHGNDAYYQDDQQYYDNQPNSGHAQGRGNQQGDGYYDESGYYNADPNNPYQQDGGYYDNNDQYQDDYYNNGQRGNNGYYDQGYGQGGYGGNGQGPRQGSEDDSETFSDFTMRSDMARAADMDYYGRGDEQYNNGYNDEGGNRGYRPPSSQISYGGNRSSGASTPNYGMDYSNVLPAGQRSREPYPAWTSDAQIPLSKEEVEDIFLDLTAKFGFQRDSMRNMYDHLMTLLDSRASRMTPNQALLSLHADYIGGDNANYRKWYFAAHLDLDDAVGFANMKGKKAKKKAKKGKGPGPENEAEALEDLEGDDSLEAAEYRWKTRMNRMSQHDRVRQLALFLLCWGEANQVRFMAECLCFIFKCADDYLNSPACQNLVEPVEEFTFLNNVITPLYQYCRDQGYEISNGVYVRRERDHEQIIGYDDCNQLFWYPEGIERIVLEDKTKLVDVPPAERYLKLKDVNWKKCFFKTYKETRSWFHLLVNFNRIWIIHLTMFWFYTAYNSPTLITVKYEQEVNQWPEKAAHWSIVGFGGAIASGIQVAATITEWAYVPRKWAGAQHLTKKLMFLILVFILNVAPGVYVFMPEKDDKAYIDKQRTTLALALGIAHFFIALITFIFFSIMPLGGLFGSYLTKNSRRYVASQTFTASWPRLKGKAIAMSYGLWLIVFGAKFGESYAYLTLSIKDPIRYLHIMDTSSCMGDFFLSNMICQHQPKITLGLLLITDLIFFFLDTYLWYVLLNTVFSIARSFYLGSSIWTPWRNIFSRLPKRIYSKVLATTDMEIKYKPKVLISQIWNAIIISMYREHLLAIDHVQKLLYHQVPSEQEGKRTLRAPTFFVSQEDHSFKTEFFPAYSEAERRISFFAQSLSTPIPEPLPVDNMPTFTVMIPHYSEKILLSLREIIREDEPYSRVTLLEYLKQLHPHEWDCFVKDTKILADETSQFNGEDEKTEGKDTAKSKIDDLPFYCIGFKSSAPEYTLRTRIWASLRFQTLYRTVSGFMNYARAIKLLYRVENPEVVQMFGGNSDKLERELERMARRKFKLCISMQRFAKFKKEEMENAEFLLRAYPDLQIAYLDEEPPLNEGEEPRLYSALIDGHSEIMENGQRRPKFRIQLSGNPILGDGKSDNQNHAIIFYRGEYIQLIDANQDNYLEECLKIRSVLAEFEEMKTDNVSPYTPGVKNAVHTPVAILGAREYIFSENIGILGDVAAGKEQTFGTLFARTLAEIGGKLHYGHPDFLNGIFMTTRGGVSKAQKGLHLNEDIYAGMNALLRGGRIKHCEYYQCGKGRDLGFGSILNFTTKIGTGMGEQFLSREYYYLGTQLPLDRFLSFYYAHPGFHVNNMFIMLSVQLFMICLLQIGALRKETVRCDYNRDVPITDPLLPTGCANTDALVDWVYRSILSIFFVFFLSFVPLFVQEMMERGVLRAATRFAKHIGSLSPFFEVFVCQIYANSVQMDVTFGGARYIGTGRGFATARIPFGVLYSRFAGPSIYFGARLLMMLLFATITVWTPAIIYFWISLLALVISPFLYNPHQFAWTDFFIDYRDYLRWLSRGNSRSHASSWISFCRLSRTRTTGYKRKVIGDPSAKMSGDVPRAAFTNMMWAEIFTPFCLVLVTLIPYLYINSLTGVGGEFGTKEVDDPAAVVMRVAIVAFAPIGLNLAVLAAMFGMACCMGPVLSMCCKKFGSVLAAIAHAVAVIGLLVFFEVMFFLQRADFTRTLLGMIAVLALQRFILKVIVTLCLTREMKTDAANIAFWTGKWYSLGWHTVSQPAREFLCKITELSMFAADFVLGHVILFLMLPVILIPQVDKLHSMMLFWLRPSRQIRPPIYSMKQTKLRRRRVLRYSILYFTMFILFAALIAGPLVAGKFIMPTLETTLKFGDMVLVQPDVNQDNTRNSTMTGTGRPSYSGAYTPTTVAAKRPAETAGTNDRLF